In the genome of Hippoglossus hippoglossus isolate fHipHip1 chromosome 9, fHipHip1.pri, whole genome shotgun sequence, the window agattgataccacttcCATGTCTGTATGCTAACTATGAGGCTACAGCTAGGAGTCAGTTAGCttagcaaaaagaaaacaggttgTGTGGTCTGATCAGCGACTATCTgctggacctttttttttttaaacaggtgTCGTGACTTCCTTGAGTCTAGCGGTTACTTGAAGTTCTAGCATTTTCTAGCAACATGTTGTTTGTACATATTGCTTTTTgcatggaaaataaatacaagagatacagttttcatttgttagCTTTAGCTGTGATGACAGGTAGATTTTGATGACTTTGGATAGTTAGCCATTTCTCTGTTTCCAGCCGTCATGCTAAGCGAAGCAAACATCGGCTGTAGCTTCATGTTTAACATACAGACAAAAGAGTGCTGTTTAATTTCTCACTGAACTCTTggtaataaagtaaatatatataattcttAAAATGTCACTATTGATCCAACGATCTGAATTAAAGTTATGACTTCAGATGGAACATGTAGGCAGTTTTAACAGGACTACAGGCAACATGTAGGCCTTTCACCTTACTGTTTGCACCCTCTCATTGTCAAGCAGAGAGAGCGCACGCATGAAACGTGGCCACGAGAAAACAAAATACTCATGTAAACATTAGTTTTTCAACTTTACTAAATTCCAGAGCAcagcaaatatttatataagCAAGAAGGGGTGGTCGAATGTGAACAATTAGATGCCTATACTGTCTTAATGTTACATCTTAAGATCGCCATATTTTGGTTCATCTCTCAATGGCTTTGTATTCAAACTCTCTTTGTGCTCTAAATAATCTGCAGCTTCAAAGACAGCTGTTAACTATGAAGCACATGCAGTGTAAATCTGACAAGCACTTACATACCAAGCATGTTTATTAGAGTTACTAATAGTGAGAGTTAAACGTTCATATGCGGCCATCAGCCACATCTTACAAATTCAGAGCAGCAACCACGACTGAGGAGATCTTTGAAGCCACAACAGTTTGAAACCAGATCCTTTTATagacatttctctttctctctgtgtcactgttTAAGAGTTCTCTTGAGATCAAGCTGTTAATGAAGTTCATCCCGAGATAAAAGCCTTTGCAGAATTCATGACATCTGGTAATTGTTGATTCATTTTTCTTGCTTATAGTTTTCCCCCTCTGATGATAAGAGGTGAGTGATAAATCTGGAACGTTGGAGACCTCCACaccagagaagagagaaagctGAAGGTGGTAAAAGTTATGCAAAACAGATGAGACAAAATTGCCGACCAATAAAAGATGGTCTTCAGTTGTTTATAGCAGTGCTGGGGAGACATACAGTCTATATTTCTATACAAGTTCACTAGCACCCATAAGACAATAAAAGCTTGTTTAATCTGGGGCTAATTGGAAAAAGCCTCCATCATTAATCAGTAACCTGTCCCTGTGATGCGTACATGCCATGGTAGCTCAAGAATGATATAGAATGGCTATAAAATGAAGACAAAGTTTCTGATTATCATCAATATTTACCCTGTGCCGTTATTTTTCTCTTATAAAGAAATACTAAACAACAGGGGTCAAGTAATGTAAAACTGTCAGTTGAACCTTTGCCTGGACGAGGCTGAGAAAAAGCTCAGCCTACATGCGGTCTGTTTTAAGATGAGGTGGGGCATTTTTGATCACTCCACACTTCCTTTCAGCATAAGGAAATGCGCCGGACACTGTTAAAGCCAGGAATACCTTatgcaaaaacaaactgaaggcAGGCAAAGCCACTCATCAGCATGAGAACAAACCTCAGAGACATGCAATCCTCAAAGTGAACAATATTTCCCCCTCGGTGATGCTTTGCATGATGATTTCCCTCGTGGCTGATCGTCGCCCCAAAGTGGTGTTTTATTGTCCCtgcgtttgtgtttgcattCCATTTTTACTGGGCAAGTACAAATATCCTCCTTTATGCACAAAAACCTCAGACAGGCCTTCCACTCCATCGCCTGAGCCCAGccctcatccatccatcagcagTGCCCCCCTTCTACACAGGGCCCCCCAAGCTCTGCCACTACCCCCCAGCCTACTCTTTGACATAACGCAATTGTGGCTTTCCGGGCCTTTATGCTGGCTGTTGTCTTAGGCAGATTGAAGACCCTTTGTGTGCGTCAGCCCTTGTCCTGAGTGGCCTGGACGGGAGGAACCTGCTGGGCTGCGAGTGGAGAGACAGGAATGCGCATATGAATGGGCCAGTGTGTGCCGGGCACCCACTGACAGAGGGACGGCGTGCCTCTATATGAGTCTTAGTTCATCAGCGTAACCATCTTGTTCAATTGCACGTGGAACCCGGTGTAACGTTTCCTAGACATTCACACTGAATGGGAGTATTGTCACTGCAGTTGTCAATACTAGTAATCATGTTTTATGCCCGTCGAAAATAAAAGACTGATGTGAGACATGGGTTCGATTTAAAAACTCACAAAGCAACATTGTGTGATGTCACCCCGCCATCAGTTATTACAGCAAGTGCAGTTAAATACAAATGGGGGTTAGGGTCTCAAAAAGTCATATAAACACACTTTAATGGTTAATGCACTTCCTCGAGTCCCCAGCATCCCACCCACCAAGTCTGAAGTCGATTGGATGAGCGGTTGTGgagtaaaaaaatcaaaagacaggcagacaggaaaATAGACATGCAAATTAAAACTCAATGGGGTGGATGAAATGTGCATGTGAAACAATATGTTGGAAAACCTCAAAGGAATACAAGGGAAATATGGTAGGTCTGTAAAGTTCCTTTGTAGTTTTTGCAGACGATGCATAATAAGCTGGTTTATAACAACATTCTGGTTTGATGGGATCTAGATATAAGATCTCACAAGCATCACTAATTGTCCTCTGACTCATATGGTACAGCTTATGGGTTGTTTTTCTGGCCATGCTTTTGAGAAGATTACATCTCCATAATCAATAAAAAGAAACGTCCATTCACCACAGGgtctaaaaaacaacaacaacacatctggGACAATAAACTTTCCACCCTTCGAATATACTCaattactcacacacacactctcaagcCCTAAATGTTTACTGAGGGCTATTTCCTGGAGAAACTTTTTCCTGATTATGGTCACAGGTAGCGACATTTTGAAATTGTCCAGATGTGAGTTTTAATCCAAGCGTGGCTACGGGAACCCAAACATACATGGCTTTCATAATCATGAATAATGTGACTGAAAAAACGCCTTTGGGATCAAAACATAAAGAATCAAGTTGATTATAGCACGAAAATTAAATTGTATCACGTGGTCCCTTTTGTGTTGGGCTGGATCACCTGACAGGCCTCACACTGCCCACAGCCACAGCGCTGATTGCCTggaggagctgagctgcagcccTGAGGACTCATGTCTCTCATCACCCACTGACCTGGAAAGTGGGAGCATAAGATCTGCGACATCTCTTCAAGCAGCAGACAACACGCTGCTTTGAAGTGGAAGTGGACGCAAATTGGATTATGGAGCATCTCTGAAGAGCAGCTCCTGTAGATTTGATTACGCACGCCACCTCACCCAGCACCGACACTCCTGCTTCCCTCAAAGCAGATGAGACGACGTGCGGCGGTGCTCCATGCTGGAGTCTGGTACTGCACTTTTTAATGTGTGCCCATCTGCCAGCCATTTACCTGATTACTTTTGTATAACTCAGATGGCTCTGGCTGTACCAGAGCAGCTGGGAGGCCGGAGAATGGCATTAGGCTTTGGACACAAGGAAGATAAGGACCAGATGACCCTTTTATCCACGAAAACAAGCACCCAGATATCAACTAAATGGAGAAAATTGAGATTTGGCACAATGGAATATAATGTTGAACTAAACAAATTTTGTtgccacaaaataaaaacaaatctaacaTATTAATCCATATTCtcaaaatggagaaaaacagagaacaaGCTGTTCTTATCATCAACTCTTGGGCTGAAGGGCTGTTTAAAATAAAGTCCTAAGCACTGACCAAAAATCCTCCACGCAAACATGGTACACAGACCACCTCCTATTTCTGAGGAAAATAACATCCAGTCCTGGTTTAACTTGGGCTCATTATGGTGGAAGTGGGTTCCAGGGCCAGGACGTTTCATTGCTTTCCAAATAAATCTGACTAAACAGAGCTGTAATCCAAATTCGTCGTCTTGTGGAGTCCTCCCATAGTCGTCACATTACGTGAGAGAGCTCTCAAAAATCACACTTTGTCCGTCCGGATGTCACTCGTTACATTACATAAAACTTGAGGTAAATAGCACAGTTGCTTGAAAGCAACTTTCTAAAAATGGGTGGaaaatccttttttctttctccccctgaAACAGCTGCTCATTTTCACCCAGCAAAGGCCGGTTTCTGATTGTTTCCACATAAAGGGGCAAAGCAAGCTCTCAAATTCAAAGCAGCTCatgaagaaaatatcaaaaaagaATGAGGCCCTCGAACATTCCTCTGATTTTACCGAGTGACACAGAGGGTTTTCATTACCTCGCTCACTGCTAGCAAATCTCAGACATCACCTTTGATTATGTTACATAGAAGCTGGCAGAGGAACAATCAGAGGGGGCTGTGGGTGTGACAGTCTGCGTCGACTGTCAAAATTACTGATTCAATTCAAACGGCATAATGTACTTTTGTTTGTAGAGACATTTAGATGACAAACAGTGTCATTTTCTAACCAGTCTccactgcaaaaaaacaaacgctGCCATCACTGACATGTGGCCCTCATGTCGGGTGATCCTGGTACCAGCTCCTCCGCTGTGTGGCAGAGGGAACTTGTCAGTGAGCGTAAACAGCTCTCTTGGCTTAGTTCTCCGAGCTAAAACACCCCCTCTCCCCATCCCATCTACTAACCCCCGACACCCCATCTCTTTGTGCTGTGTGGCGTCAGCTGCAATGAGCTCCAGATGTGGCCTGGCACCCCTCCAGTCACGGCGCTGGATGTGGTTTGAAGGTAGTTTGGAAACACCACCCACCGGCGGACCCAATGAAAGTTCCTGCAGGCTGCAGTGAGAGGTTTTCTGTCGTGGCTTCTTGTTTGTGCGGACTGCCGGAGCACAGGAGAAGTGCAGTGCTCGCTCTCTGTGCATCTGTATCTACCtcttgtttgtgcatgtgttacTTATTGAACATGCTTTGAATAAGTAAGTATATGAGACAGTAGATTAAATTAATTCCATCTGCTTCAGTAGATATGGAAATATCAACATCCTTTATCCACCCCAGGCTTCCATCCTTTGTTCCCTTTGCTCATAAATACTGGGTAATAAAAGTACTGTAATATGATCTGTCTTTAATAACGTAAGAGAAGACAATTCATGTCATTGAGAGACATGACACAAATCTAATTACTGCCAATGCctttaaaactgtttaacaATGATATATTCAAGCAAagaagttttctttaaaaacacgAGGTGGCAAAAACGCAGCCAGAGGTTCCACGTTTGTAAACAGTTTCAGGTTTCAGGTCGTTAACTcactataaatacaaaaaaaaacatcgaCCATCAGCTTCTGACCTCAGTGTAGGAAAGTGGGAATGTTTCACACTAGAAGCAGCAGAATTCAAGTATTTGCTAAAATATTTAGATAGACATGAAACTAGTACAGTAAAAGTAATTTGAGACACGCTCCTTGGAACGGATCACTAATGAAAGATGAGGGCTGAACATGAATGTTCCTAAAGACCATGTCAACTTTATCAGTCTGTATTACCTGGGGTTGTCAGCAGTTTAGGTTTtagtgtttgatttatttttttccacttcattaATACAAAGTAAATAATGGAGACACtgatgcttttctctctttctcacagtTACTCTGTTTAGTTTTCCAGCAATGCTCTAAGAGGAGCCAATGAGGTCACTGTGTAAAAACTGGCAGTGAATGCATATGGTGCACTGAACGAAAAACACATGATGTTTGTAAgacaacagcgccccctgcagtcaGAGATTCAAATAAAGAGCAGCGAGGATCAAGTCACATGGCATATATGCGTCAGCCACAATATTAAAAGCAGTTATCTGTTTTAATGTCGTGGATGGTAGTTGTAAATTAGGTTTTTGAagtttgacaaataaaacttatACAGGAAGATGTTGCCTCCAGTTTTAATATAAAGTGCTTGTGTAGAACACAGTGGACTCTTTGGAGGAGGACCCACTCCTCATGAATGGCAAattctaaggtaaagaaaacattgttCTTGGTTTCAGGTGATTATATACGAATGGAAATGTGACAGTCCAATTACACTAATCGACCCCTCATAAATCCTACACATTGGacctttaacaataaacaaacaacaatccTAACTGAGATAGATATTGCCTCTGGTTGTAATGTAAACTGCTGTGTCAAACATGACAAGTCATCAGTTTAAAATCATAAATACTGCAGTGAGGCTAGATGCTGTTGATCGTGAAGAACTAAATGACTCAATTCGCTCATCGTAGCAGAAAGGCTGATatactttttctctttgtcagtGATAAGAACAATTTGGAAATGGCCGCTGTCATTGTTTAGTTAAATAGAATTACTATTTAATAATCATTTGTTCACAAATGGGGAAAGATGCGCTTCACAGCTCTGGCTTATCTGACAGGTGTTCTTTAGTGAAGCAGATACAAAGAATTGTGTTCAATAACACAAACAGGTGAGGAAACAAACACTAAGTCAAATCtttatattaaataacattagTGTTCCTTCAGCATGAAGGCAGGCTTCAGATCTTACTCTTcgttatacattttatttaactacTACTCGACAAgaatccagcagcagcagcagacggtGGAAACTGGTGTTATTTGACAGGTTTTGCAGGCAGCTTTGGGTGTGTATACTGTACACAAGCAGTAAACCATGAATTAAAAACAGGGTGATGTCTGTggtataaatatagaaaatgttATGTTGTGCACACCCGGATTCACTCAGTGGTTTTTGCTGATGTTCAGTCGAGAAATAAAATCAGTCCAATATGGTCAATCCAGGTCAACGTGATCCTGAGTCATGTGGACCTCACCTGGTAAATTTGagttcatttcatttgtctGATATTAGAAACACAGCATGCCCCATATGCAGTGTGTGTTCGCCGTCACCACGGTGGTTTTAAGAGCTCCTGCAGATCTCCCTGCTGTGCCAGCTGGTGGGACAGCTGGAGCCTCTTGTTCTTCTGGCTGCAAAGTGCTGGACAGTTCTCAACAAGCAGCCGACACACCTCTTCATGGCCCTGTTCTGCAGCCTGCTCACgcattttacaaaacaacaaatgcaaacacCAGTTACATGGTCATCAACTCTCTCTCTAAAAAGATTGTTCTTATGGTACTGCTGCAAATTCTGTACCTTGTGTAAAGGCGATGCACCGTCGTCATCACAGAGCGTAGGATTTGCCCGATGGTGCAGAAGGAGTCTGACCACATCCAAGTGACCGCAGTACGCTGATCGATGGAGCGGCGTGGCACCGCCTGGTGTCTGCGGAGACGCACATGCACCGTTATCTAGAAGAAACTTGCACACAGCAAGATGGCCACTGCGACTTGCATAGTgctgagacaaaacacaaaaaagagagGCATCAATTTATAAACAAGAGAACAACAGACGCCACAGCGCTTATTTGTTCCAAGCAAGCTATACCAGAGCTGTGTATCCAGATGAGTCCCTCACGTTGATGTCTGTGCCCTTCTGGACCAACGACTTAACCCTCTCCAGGTCACTGTCCTTTGCAGCAGACCAGATGcctgcaaagagaaacacacagcacacaacaCTGTACTTGACTAAGTGCTGCAAAACAGGAAGGAAAATAACTGTTAGTCCAAGTTActtaatggagaaaaaaaatgaagcagtAGAAAATTTAAGATTTACTTTATTATTGGGGAATAACAGAGCTACTTCGTCATATTCTAAATTAGTACTAACCTCGTTCAAAATCCATTTCATCCAGAGTCTGGTAAACActgggagaggagacaggatggGAGCAGCACGAGCATTGTTGTTTGTCAGACGCCATGCTGATCAAAACGGTCACAGACTGGTTCCGACCTGAAGATGAACACTGTTAGTTTGTGAGTCACATGTTTGAATTAACGTCGTGCCAGAgaatttataaaatatgatgttcGGGTTGCCCAAAGACCATCATGCTGTTTGACACTTCCGTGtgtcttcttcttgtctttggTAACAACTTCGTAGTGCAACACCGCCACCTACATGTCAgcttcgcacacacacacacgagcccAGAATTAAAGCTAAGTATCCagtaaatatgtaaattaattaaaacatattttatataataattcaGAAACATAATTTCACTATGTTttgttaaacaaaacaataaagacaatatGTTGTTTGCTCCACTCTAGTCTAAGCACAATGACAGCGTGATTGCGTATGAACACTcggaccaatcacagagctgcaTTCAGGATGATGCCTTCAGGGGCTCACGGGTCTTTTGGGGGTGTATCAGTTTTGTTTAAATAAGAAGCGATGAGACATAACTTTTGTTCTGTGGCCGgataatgataatgaaagaTGCACTACTGCATTTATACGACTGATCATTTCATGTATTTACAATCAGATAAACTTACAACTCGTTTTGTTATTAATGACTGGCACAGTCACATTTGCGTTTTATTTGACTTATTTACACCAAcaggaaatacattttgataattAACTAGTAATAAATACAATGTTGTAACTTTATAATACTTTTAAGCTCAGGTATGGCTATCCATCTGATATATCCACCACTCATCCGGGTTTACAAGGAAAAGAAGGCACGTATCCGATGTTCCCTGCTGGCCAGTGAAGGCAGCTGTAGTCTCGTGTTGTTGTCTGATGCTAAACATCAGACCCAGTCTCCACAGACGCCACAGAAGAAATTATTATACGTATTATAACCAAAGCGTAAAGAATGAGAAGAGTCACGTTGTTTATTAACGGGACGTCTAAGAATGGCAAGGTGGGTAGAAAGTCAGTGTGAGTCTGTTGAGTGCGTGAGCCCCGGGCCGCAGAGTGACTGTGGCTTTTTCCACTCAGCGTACGTGTTTGGTTTTGTTAGCTAACTAACTCACCTCACACTGGAGCTAACTCACGTTCACTCCCATGTTAGAGAAACGTAGCGGTTAGCTCGCTGCTAACTGCTCCATTCATCTTGTATCAGGCAGGAGTGACCCATGTAGCTTCAGGCTTAAATTCCTAACAACCCACTAATTCTTTTTTAAACCTCTCCCTTTTTTAGGTTGTAGCAGTGTACGGGACGTTGTCTGACTTACTATCTGTAGCCAGCAATAAGTTAGGGATCAAAGCCTGTAGTTTATACAATGGTAAAGGTGGTCTGATAGACGACATAGCCCTCATCAGGTAAGCTCCCCTCAGTGATGATGATAAACGTGTTGCTCAAACCCAATGGACGCCTCACCTCAtcgtgtctctgtgtttcttgaCAGAGACGACGATGTGCTGTACGTGTCAGAGGGAGATCCATTCATCGGTGAGAGCTGCCATGTCTGCTGCAGGAGTCCCATCCACCGC includes:
- the ankrd39 gene encoding ankyrin repeat domain-containing protein 39 isoform X2; amino-acid sequence: MASDKQQCSCCSHPVSSPSVYQTLDEMDFERGIWSAAKDSDLERVKSLVQKGTDINVRDSSGYTALTPGGATPLHRSAYCGHLDVVRLLLHHRANPTLCDDDGASPLHKAAEQGHEEVCRLLVENCPALCSQKNKRLQLSHQLAQQGDLQELLKPPW
- the ankrd39 gene encoding ankyrin repeat domain-containing protein 39 isoform X1; translated protein: MASDKQQCSCCSHPVSSPSVYQTLDEMDFERGIWSAAKDSDLERVKSLVQKGTDINVRDSSGYTALHYASRSGHLAVCKFLLDNGACASPQTPGGATPLHRSAYCGHLDVVRLLLHHRANPTLCDDDGASPLHKAAEQGHEEVCRLLVENCPALCSQKNKRLQLSHQLAQQGDLQELLKPPW